One Sulfurimonas sp. HSL-3221 genomic window, TCGAGCTCAACCTCGACCAGGGAACCCGCGACAAGCAGCAGTACCGCTTCCGCGACGAGGGGATCGAAGACGTCCACGGCCACGGCAAGGGCAGCCTGATCGCCCAGGTCAAGCTCATCTACCCGAAAAAACTCAACGACGACCAGAAAGCCCTGCTCGAACAGCTCCAGGAGAGCTTCGGCATCGAATCGAAACCCCACGAAAGCGTCTTCGAGTCGGCCTTTGAAAAAGTAAAAGGGTGGTTTAAATAAGGGGCGGTAAAATACCTCTATAATCCCTACAGGAGCGCCCTATGAAAGAGTGCAACTCCCTTGCAGAAGTCCGCGACGAGATCGACCAGCTTGACGATCAGATCGTCGAGCTCATCGCCAAACGCAACAAGTACATCAAGCAGGCCGCCCGCTTCAAGAACACCATCGACGAGGTCAAAGCCCCCGACCGCATCGATGCCGTCATCCAGCGCCTGCGGCGCAAAGCCCTCGACCTCGACCTCTCTCCCAACCTCGTCGCCGACCTCTACAAGCTGATGATCGACGAGATGGTCGAGACGGAAATCGCCGAACTGCGCAACGCGAAGGACCTGTAAATGTCCCGTTTTGACGCCGCGGCCGCCGACTGGGACAAGGGAGACCTGCGCCAGCAGATCGCCGCGCATACCGCCGACGCCGTCATCGGCACCATCCCCCTGAACGACACCATGTCCCTGCTCGACTTCGGCGCGGGGACGGGGCTGCTCACCTACCGCGTCGCCCCGCTCGTACACTCCGTCACCGCCGTCGACACCTCCGAGAAGATGCTGGAGGTACTGCAGAGCAAAAGCACGCCCGAGCACGTTATCAAAACCGTCTGCGCCGACATCACGCAGATCCCCCTCGAGGAGAACTTTGACGGCATCATCAGCTCCATGGCGATGCACCACGTCGAGGACACCGAGGGGTTCCTCAAGACCCTCTTTGAGCACCTCAACCCCGGCGGCTTCATCGCCGTCGCCGACCTCGACAAGGAGGACGGCAGCTTCCACTCCCACGGCAATGACGGCGTCTTTCATTTCGGCTTCGATCGGGAAAAGTTGACTGAGATGGCAAAGAAGTGCGGGTTCGTCGATGCGGCCTTCACGACCGCACTGACCATTGAAAAACCGGAGAAGAACTACCCGGTCTTCCTCTTTACTGCTTACAAAGCATAAAACGACATCCGAGCCAAGCCCGGATATCGACGCTAAAACTTATTTCAGCACTGAAAGGTGCTGATCACTCCGCTTCCTCTTTCTTCTCTTCGTGCTTGCACCCCGTATTGAGCTTCAGCGGAATGTACAGCGGACAGACGCCGAAGACTCCCGTCAGCAGCGGTACGAGCCCGATCACGGCAACTATGTAGTTCGAGGCGACAAGCCCGTAGGCGATCAGGGCGATGCCCAGAATGATCCGGATGACCTTATCGACGGTTCCCATATTGACACACATCATATTCTCCTTGGTATAGAAAACTTGGATGCGTTCAGTATATACAAATCGGGCAAACGCCGTCAGTAACCTAGGTCACCAAAGGCGTCAATGCACGAGCTGTTTCTGCACAAAGCGCTGGTAGAACCCCTCGCGCCGCAGCAGCTCCTCCGGTGTGCCCGCCTCGACGATGCGCCCGTCGTCGAGGAAATAGACGTAGTCCGCGTGCTCGACGGTGCTGAGGCGGTGGGCGATGATGAGGGTCGTCTTGCCCTTGAGGTAGTCGCGCAGGGAGGTGAAGAGGTGGCTCTCCGTCTGCACGTCCAGCGCCGAGGTCGATTCGTCGAGGATGACGACGCTCGGTGCGTGCAGCAGCATCCGGGCGATGGAGAGGCGCTGACGCTCCCCGCCGGAGAGCCTTATGCCGTCTTTGCCGATCATCGTCTCCAGCCCTTCCGTGAGCTTGGAGACGACGTCGTCGAGCTGCGCGACGTGCAGCACGTCGTAAAGCTTGTCGTCGGGGAGGTCCCGCCCGAGGGTCAGGTTCTGCCGCAGGGTGTCGTTGAACATCTTCGGCGTCTGCAGCACCAGGGCGACATGGTCGCGGATGACGTCGAGGCCGATCTGCTCAACGGGAACGTCGTCGATGCAGATGCTCCCCTCCTGCGGGGCGTAGAGCCCCAGCACCAGCTGCGCCAGCGTCGTTTTGCCGCTGCCGCTGTGCCCCAGCAGCGCCACGGTCTTGCCCGCGTGGATCTGCATCGAGATGTCGTGTAGCACCCTTTTCTTGCCGTAGCCGAAACTGAGGTGTTCCACGGAGATGGCGTTCGTCGCCCTCCCCTCGAAGGGGTTCTGCTCGTGGGGGTATTTGGGCTCCTTCTCGAGCCGCAGCAGCGCATTGAGGCGCTCGAGCGCCGCCGTGGCGTTCTGGTAGGAGAAGATGATCTGCAGCATATCCTGCAGCGGCGTCACCATGAACCAGAGGTAGCCCAGCACGGCGAACATCTCGCCGATGGAGAGCGACGAGAAGAGCACCATCAGCATGGAGCTCGCCCGGAAGAACTCAAACCCGCTCAGAAAGAGCAGCGAAGAGAGCTGCCCCGCCGCCTCGCTCTTCCAGCCGTACTGCGTCGAGGCGTCGCGGATGGAGCGGGCATCGTCGATCATGCTGTCGATGTAGCGCTGCTCCTGGTTGTAGGTACGGATCTGTACGAAGAGGTCCAGGGTCTCGGAGAGGCGGTTCTGGAACCGTTCGATCCGCTGGTTCTCCGTCCGTTTGAGCCGCCGCACCTTCTTGCCCAGCCAGGTCGTCAGCGCGACGACGGCGGGATTGAGCAGCAAAATGATCAGGGCCAGCTGCCAGTTGATGAAGAGCAGTACCAGCGCCACGCCGATCAGGGAGAGGGCCGAGACGAAAAAGCGGCCGATGCTCACCCCGATGAAGGCGTCGACGGTGTCGATGTCCGTCACCAGCCGCGCGCTCACGCCCCCGCCGCCCAGGGCTTCGTACTCGGAGACGGAGACATGGCGAAGGTGCTCCAGGATGCGCCGGCGGATCGTAAAGACGAGGTGCTTGGAGATGATCGTAAAGAGGCGGGACTGGAAGACGTTGGCGACGACAAAGAGCATGCGCAGGAACAGCGTCGTCAGCAGCACGACGACGATGTAGCCCCAGGGATGTTCGGGCGCGAACAGCAGGTCGATCAGCCCCGTCAGCTGTGCGGGCTTTTCGAGCAGCACCTGGTCGACGAGCAGCGGGAAGAGCAGCGGGACCGGGAGGGAGATCGCGACGGCCAGCACCGCGACGAGCTGCCCCAGGGTGATCCGCTTGCGAAAGGGTTTCGTATCGCGCAGCAGCGTGCGCCAGGTCATTTCTTGCATGGAGGGATTATAGACTATAGAGGGTGTATGGAACGTAAAGCGGGGAGGCAGTGCCCCCGCGTTTACCCGCGTGAAAGGTTGAAGCGGTTACTTCGTATCGACGTGCAGGACCGGCTTGAGCATCCACTTGTTGCTGCCGGTGGAGTGGATTGACTTGTTCGCGTCGAAGTCGACCGTCATCGTCATGTTTCCATCCGCCGCCATCACGAAGTTGTGGCTCTCTTTGATGACCATGCTAGGGACCGTCAGTTCGCTGGCGTTGCCGTCGATGACAACGTAGTTGCCGAACGGATGGACCGTAGAGTCGTTGCTCTCTGCGGAGAGGACCAGACGCATCTGCGTATACTTGGCCGCCGGGATGTTCGTAACGCCGATCATCGAGACGTTGCCGTCGCGCAGTTTCAGCAGGTCGTAGGTACCGTTGACGTCCGCCACGGTGAGCCAGGTTGCGTTTGACTCGTTGGATTCGTCGGCGCGGTGTACCATGACCTTGTCAATGGTCACATAGACGGCTTGAAAATCAGCCGGTGCGTCCATTAGGGCGACATTCAGCGTCCCGCTGTTGGATGAACTGCCGCCGCAACCGGCGATCCCGGCCATCAGCACAGCGGCCGCAGCGATACTTGCGTAAAAGCTTTTCATTCAGAGCTCCTTGTTATTTACTGTATATCAAAGATTATAACAAAGAAAAGTTACCGGGATCAAAGCCCTATATTCAGGGCTTTTCAGGAGATTGTGAAGAGTTTTTCGACCGTTCCATGAAGGGTTTCGCCATCAAAGAGCGACTGACGGTTTTCCAGCATGCGGACAGGGCGCGGGTCGAAGAGCACCAGGTCCGTGCTGCCGACGCCGATCGTGCCGGCGTCGCGCCCGATGCTGCGGGCCGGTTCGCGCACGCAGAGCGCGATCAGCCGCTCCCAGCCGATCCAGCCCGAAGCGACGAGTTTCGTGTAGAGCAGCGGCAGCGCATCGGAGATGCTTTCGCAGCCGTAGGCCGCGTCGGCGAAGGCGACCTCTTTATTCACCGGGGAGTTGGGCTGGTGCAGCAGGGTCAGCATGTCGACCGCCCCGGCCTCGAAGGCTTCGCGCAGTTTTGCCACGTCCGCTTCGGACTGCAGCGGCGGGTCGAGTTTGGCAACGGTGTTGAACCCTTCGCACGCCGCATCGCTTTTGAGCAAGTGGTGCAGGCTCACTTCGCAGCGCACGTCCACCCCCTCGCGCTTGGCGGCGGAGATCATCTCGAGGGAGCGCGGGGAGGCGATGCTTTTGAAGACGATGGCGATCCCGAACTCGCGGGCGATCTCGATCATCCGCGCCACGTGGACCGGTTCGCCGAGTGCGGGGATGCCGACCAGGCCGAGGCGCTGCGCCACCGCCCCTTCGTTCATCACCCCGTTGGCGGAGAGGTTACGGTCGTAGGCGCGGCAAAAAAGCGTCCCGCCGAACATCTTGACGTACTCGGCAACCCGCACGGCCAGGTGGTTGGAGATGGACGTCGTCATATAAGGCGCGATCGCCCCGCGCTTGAGCAGAATGGCGATGTTACTGAAACGCTCGTCGTCTATGGTCGCGGCGATGGTCGTTTCGATCCGCGCCCCTTCGCATCCGTCACGCTGGTTCTGGACAAACTCCAGGGAGATCGCATCGTCGACCGAAGGCGTGGAGTCCGGGGAGAGCACGACCGTCCCTACACCCCCTTTGCGCGCCGCCTTGGCCAGGTCGACCAGGTGGCGGCCCGTCAGGCGTCCGTCCTTGAGACGGACGTTCGTGTCCACGAGCGCCGGCAGCAGAACCTTGCCGGTGGCATCGACCCGCTCGTTGCCGGCGATCTGTTCGGCGATCTCGGTGATGCGCCCCTCCTCGATGCGAACGGAAGCGACGCGTTCGCCGTCGCAGTCGCAAATCGTCACGTTTTCAAAAATCATGCCCGTGTCCTCACTCCCGGGCCCCGCAAGCGTGCAGGAAGGCCCGGATGCTATAATGTCGACATTGTATTGCAAAACCAATAAGCCAGGGGTTAGAGTGCGTTTTTTTCTTTTGATTCTTTTCGCAGCCGTTGCATTCGCGGCGCAAGAGAGCGATGAGACCTACGAACGGGGGAAGACCCTCTACTTTCAAAACGGCTGCAACAACTGCCACGGCTCCCGCGCGGAGGGAACCGGCAACTACCCTTCTCTCGCCAACCGGGCCAAAGGGTTTCTGGCCTATAAACTACAGACCTTCCGCAAAGGGGTCGCCGATACCCCGATGCAGGAGATGATGATCGGCTTTGCGTCGCCACTCAGCGACGCGGACATTGATGCCATCACCACCTTCCTGCACGACTTCCACGACGCCCAGACGGATCGCTACGACCCGGCCTTCCAGCAGTGGGGAGACGGCGGATCATGAAGCTGCTCGTTTCCGCCCTGGAGCACTCCGCCAACGTCCACCTGAAGGCCCTCAAAGCCGAACTCGGCGACGACATCGAGCTGATCGGCATCTTCGACAGCGCCCTGGGCGAGCCCATCGTCGACCTGCGCTCCCTGGCGATCATGGGCTTCGTCGACGCGCTTAAAAAGCTGCGCTATTTCTTCAAGCTCGCCGACGAGATGGTCGCGCTCGCCGCCGAGGCCGACAAGGTGCTGCTGATGGACTCCTCGGGCTTCAACCTCCCCCTGGCCAAAAAGATCAAGAAGCGCTACCCCGACAAAGAGATCATCTACTACATCCTCCCCCAGGCCTGGGCGTGGAAACAGAAACGGATCCCCGTGCTTGAGCGCACTATTGACCGCCTCGCCTCCATCCTCCCTTTTGAGAAGGAGTACTACAGCCCGGAGGCCCCCATCGAGTACGTCGGCCACCCCCTGCTTGACGAGATTGCGCACTTCAAAACCGAGGCCGCCCCGGTGCTCAAACGCGTCGCCTTTATGCCCGGAAGCCGCAAAAGCGAAATCAGGCGTCTGATGCCGGTGTTCAGGGAACTGCGCTCCCGCCTCGATGCCGAAGCGGTGATCGTTGTGCCGAAGCATTTTGCGAAAGAAGAGCTGAATGATCTTTACGGTAACCTATCACCGTTTATTGTGGCACACGATGCGCATGCGGCCCTCTACGAGAGCGATTTCGCCTTTATCTGCAGCGGCACCGCGACCCTCGAGGCTTCCCTGATCGGCACCCCGTTCGTCCTCGCCTACGTGGCGAAACCGCTGGACTACCTGATCGCAAAGACGCTCGTCAAACTCGACTACATCGGCCTGGCGAACATCATGTTCTCCCGCTTCAAAGGGCGGCCGCTGCACCCGGAGCTGATCCAGAACGACGTGACGGCGGAGGCGCTTTTGGGCGCGATGCAGACCCTCGACCGTCCGGCGTTTGTCGAAGACGCCAAGGCGCTCCGGGGGTATCTTGAACACGGCAGCAGCGCGCGTGTGGCACATCTTATCGAAGGTGAACAGGAATGAAAATCAATTTTATCGATCTGCAGGCGCAGTATCAGGCATACAAAGAGGAGATCGACCGCGAAGTCGGCGAGGTCATGGCATCGGCCCAGTTCATCGGCGGACCGAAACTGCAAAAGCTTGAGAGCGACCTGGCCGCCTATACCGGCGCCGCGCACGCCATCGGCTGCAGCAGCGGCACCGACGCCCTGCTGCTGGCCCTCATGGCCCTCGACATCAAAGCCGGCGACGAGGTCATCACCACCCCGTTCACCTTCATCGCCACGGCGGAAGTGATCGCCTTCCTCGGCGCCAAATCGGTCTTCGTCGACATCGACGAGGCGACCTACAACATCGACGCCGCACTCATTGAAGACGCCATCACCGAACGCACCAAAGCGATCATCCCCGTCTCCCTCTACGGCCAGTGCGCCGATATGGACGCCGTCAACGCCATCGCCGCCAAACACGGCCTCCCCGTTATCGAGGACGCCTGCCAGAGCTTCGGGGCCGAGTACAAAGGCAAAAAGTCCTGCAACCTCTCCACGATCGGCTGTACCTCCTTCTTCCCGTCCAAACCGCTGGGCGCCTACGGGGACGGCGGTGCCGTCTTTACCAGTGACGACGCTCTGGCGGAAAAAATCCGCATGCTGCTCAACCACGGCCAGAACGAGCGCTACAAGCACAAGTACATCGGCATCAACGGCCGTCTCGACGCCATCCAGGCGGCGGTCCTCAATGTCAAGCTCGCCCACTTCGACGATGAAGTCGAGGCGCGGATGCGCATCGGTGCGGCCTACAGCGAAAAGCTCGCCAACGCGAACGTCGTTACCCCTGCCGTCATGGCAGAACGTACCAGCGTCTACGCCCAGTACTCCGTCCGCGTCAAGCACCGCGAAGCTGTCGCCGCGGCCCTGAACGCCAAAGGAATCCCGACGGCGGTCCACTACCCCATGCCGCTGCACCTGCAGGAAGCCTTCGCACCACTGGGCTACAAACCCGGCGACTTCCCCGTCTCCGAGCGCGTCAGCGAAGAGATCATGTCCCTGCCGATGAGCCCCTACCTTACCGCGGAGCAGCAGGACTTCATCGTCACCGCCCTGGAGGAGAACGCATGATAAAGATCGCCCTGATCG contains:
- a CDS encoding YgaP family membrane protein gives rise to the protein MCVNMGTVDKVIRIILGIALIAYGLVASNYIVAVIGLVPLLTGVFGVCPLYIPLKLNTGCKHEEKKEEAE
- the lpxB gene encoding lipid-A-disaccharide synthase codes for the protein MKLLVSALEHSANVHLKALKAELGDDIELIGIFDSALGEPIVDLRSLAIMGFVDALKKLRYFFKLADEMVALAAEADKVLLMDSSGFNLPLAKKIKKRYPDKEIIYYILPQAWAWKQKRIPVLERTIDRLASILPFEKEYYSPEAPIEYVGHPLLDEIAHFKTEAAPVLKRVAFMPGSRKSEIRRLMPVFRELRSRLDAEAVIVVPKHFAKEELNDLYGNLSPFIVAHDAHAALYESDFAFICSGTATLEASLIGTPFVLAYVAKPLDYLIAKTLVKLDYIGLANIMFSRFKGRPLHPELIQNDVTAEALLGAMQTLDRPAFVEDAKALRGYLEHGSSARVAHLIEGEQE
- a CDS encoding dihydroorotase produces the protein MIFENVTICDCDGERVASVRIEEGRITEIAEQIAGNERVDATGKVLLPALVDTNVRLKDGRLTGRHLVDLAKAARKGGVGTVVLSPDSTPSVDDAISLEFVQNQRDGCEGARIETTIAATIDDERFSNIAILLKRGAIAPYMTTSISNHLAVRVAEYVKMFGGTLFCRAYDRNLSANGVMNEGAVAQRLGLVGIPALGEPVHVARMIEIAREFGIAIVFKSIASPRSLEMISAAKREGVDVRCEVSLHHLLKSDAACEGFNTVAKLDPPLQSEADVAKLREAFEAGAVDMLTLLHQPNSPVNKEVAFADAAYGCESISDALPLLYTKLVASGWIGWERLIALCVREPARSIGRDAGTIGVGSTDLVLFDPRPVRMLENRQSLFDGETLHGTVEKLFTIS
- a CDS encoding ABC transporter ATP-binding protein; this translates as MQEMTWRTLLRDTKPFRKRITLGQLVAVLAVAISLPVPLLFPLLVDQVLLEKPAQLTGLIDLLFAPEHPWGYIVVVLLTTLFLRMLFVVANVFQSRLFTIISKHLVFTIRRRILEHLRHVSVSEYEALGGGGVSARLVTDIDTVDAFIGVSIGRFFVSALSLIGVALVLLFINWQLALIILLLNPAVVALTTWLGKKVRRLKRTENQRIERFQNRLSETLDLFVQIRTYNQEQRYIDSMIDDARSIRDASTQYGWKSEAAGQLSSLLFLSGFEFFRASSMLMVLFSSLSIGEMFAVLGYLWFMVTPLQDMLQIIFSYQNATAALERLNALLRLEKEPKYPHEQNPFEGRATNAISVEHLSFGYGKKRVLHDISMQIHAGKTVALLGHSGSGKTTLAQLVLGLYAPQEGSICIDDVPVEQIGLDVIRDHVALVLQTPKMFNDTLRQNLTLGRDLPDDKLYDVLHVAQLDDVVSKLTEGLETMIGKDGIRLSGGERQRLSIARMLLHAPSVVILDESTSALDVQTESHLFTSLRDYLKGKTTLIIAHRLSTVEHADYVYFLDDGRIVEAGTPEELLRREGFYQRFVQKQLVH
- a CDS encoding c-type cytochrome, with the protein product MRFFLLILFAAVAFAAQESDETYERGKTLYFQNGCNNCHGSRAEGTGNYPSLANRAKGFLAYKLQTFRKGVADTPMQEMMIGFASPLSDADIDAITTFLHDFHDAQTDRYDPAFQQWGDGGS
- a CDS encoding DegT/DnrJ/EryC1/StrS family aminotransferase, producing MKINFIDLQAQYQAYKEEIDREVGEVMASAQFIGGPKLQKLESDLAAYTGAAHAIGCSSGTDALLLALMALDIKAGDEVITTPFTFIATAEVIAFLGAKSVFVDIDEATYNIDAALIEDAITERTKAIIPVSLYGQCADMDAVNAIAAKHGLPVIEDACQSFGAEYKGKKSCNLSTIGCTSFFPSKPLGAYGDGGAVFTSDDALAEKIRMLLNHGQNERYKHKYIGINGRLDAIQAAVLNVKLAHFDDEVEARMRIGAAYSEKLANANVVTPAVMAERTSVYAQYSVRVKHREAVAAALNAKGIPTAVHYPMPLHLQEAFAPLGYKPGDFPVSERVSEEIMSLPMSPYLTAEQQDFIVTALEENA
- a CDS encoding DUF4382 domain-containing protein, which codes for MKSFYASIAAAAVLMAGIAGCGGSSSNSGTLNVALMDAPADFQAVYVTIDKVMVHRADESNESNATWLTVADVNGTYDLLKLRDGNVSMIGVTNIPAAKYTQMRLVLSAESNDSTVHPFGNYVVIDGNASELTVPSMVIKESHNFVMAADGNMTMTVDFDANKSIHSTGSNKWMLKPVLHVDTK
- a CDS encoding chorismate mutase: MKECNSLAEVRDEIDQLDDQIVELIAKRNKYIKQAARFKNTIDEVKAPDRIDAVIQRLRRKALDLDLSPNLVADLYKLMIDEMVETEIAELRNAKDL
- a CDS encoding class I SAM-dependent methyltransferase: MSRFDAAAADWDKGDLRQQIAAHTADAVIGTIPLNDTMSLLDFGAGTGLLTYRVAPLVHSVTAVDTSEKMLEVLQSKSTPEHVIKTVCADITQIPLEENFDGIISSMAMHHVEDTEGFLKTLFEHLNPGGFIAVADLDKEDGSFHSHGNDGVFHFGFDREKLTEMAKKCGFVDAAFTTALTIEKPEKNYPVFLFTAYKA